The following proteins come from a genomic window of Corallococcus sp. NCRR:
- a CDS encoding Do family serine endopeptidase: MVRTLPSRRHLARALTLMPLVALGACKPAADVAPPARPTLSLKTATTPSGAKVEPAVYSPTPGSPGALMSLAPLVDTVKGAVVNVEVQARARPAMGGMMQGLPPGLAERFGMQGGQSPFGGGGAPAKQGLGSGFVIDPSGLVLTNNHVVEGADTVRVKLEDGRSFEAEVLGRDALTDVALIQLKGVSGNLPFVKLGDSDGLRVGDPVMAIGNPFGLASSVSAGILSARARDIHAGPYDDFLQTDAAINPGNSGGPLFNMKGEVVGMNTAIIGGATGIGFAVPANLIQALLPQLQETGVVRRGWVGLAVQDLTPELARALRVETAKGAVVAGVSAGGPGAKAGLQEEDIITHVGERAVDSAGSLTRAVALLKPGSEVKVSLVREGKAMEVPVKLGTRPTQRGEEEMTPRDSTPAPLSKRLGLRLSEAQDGSGGAQVVAVEPGSPAERAGLAPGMVLTQVGDQKVSGVAEAAQALTSAEPGAALLLRARVLGQDGSLLRALEVPQR, translated from the coding sequence ATGGTTCGCACGCTTCCGTCCCGCCGCCACCTTGCCCGCGCGCTCACGCTGATGCCCCTGGTCGCCCTGGGGGCCTGCAAGCCGGCCGCGGACGTGGCTCCCCCTGCCCGCCCCACGCTGTCGTTGAAGACGGCCACCACGCCCTCGGGCGCGAAGGTGGAGCCGGCGGTCTATTCGCCCACGCCCGGGTCGCCCGGCGCGCTCATGTCGCTGGCGCCGCTCGTGGACACGGTGAAGGGCGCGGTGGTGAACGTGGAGGTGCAGGCCCGCGCGCGCCCCGCGATGGGCGGGATGATGCAGGGCCTGCCCCCCGGCCTCGCCGAGCGCTTCGGCATGCAGGGCGGACAGAGTCCCTTTGGAGGCGGCGGCGCGCCCGCGAAGCAGGGGCTGGGGTCGGGCTTCGTCATCGACCCGTCCGGACTGGTGCTCACGAACAACCACGTGGTGGAGGGCGCGGACACCGTCCGGGTGAAGCTGGAGGACGGGCGCTCGTTCGAGGCGGAGGTGCTGGGCCGCGACGCGCTCACGGACGTGGCGCTCATCCAGTTGAAGGGCGTGTCCGGGAACCTGCCGTTCGTGAAGCTGGGGGACTCGGATGGGCTGCGCGTGGGCGACCCGGTGATGGCCATTGGCAATCCGTTCGGGCTCGCGTCGAGCGTGAGCGCGGGCATCCTGTCCGCCCGGGCGCGCGACATCCACGCGGGTCCGTATGACGACTTCCTGCAGACGGACGCGGCCATCAACCCGGGCAACTCCGGCGGCCCGCTCTTCAACATGAAGGGCGAGGTGGTGGGCATGAACACGGCCATCATCGGCGGCGCGACGGGCATTGGCTTCGCGGTGCCGGCGAACCTCATCCAGGCGCTGTTGCCGCAGCTCCAGGAGACGGGCGTGGTGCGCCGGGGCTGGGTGGGCCTGGCGGTGCAGGACCTCACGCCGGAGCTGGCGCGCGCGCTGCGCGTGGAGACGGCGAAGGGCGCGGTGGTGGCCGGCGTCAGCGCGGGAGGCCCCGGTGCGAAGGCGGGCCTGCAAGAGGAGGACATCATCACGCACGTGGGCGAGCGCGCGGTGGACTCCGCCGGGTCGCTGACGCGCGCAGTGGCGCTGCTCAAGCCGGGCAGCGAGGTGAAGGTGAGCCTGGTGCGCGAGGGCAAGGCGATGGAGGTGCCGGTGAAGCTGGGCACCCGGCCCACGCAGCGGGGCGAGGAGGAGATGACGCCCCGGGATTCGACGCCCGCGCCCCTGTCGAAGCGGCTGGGCCTGCGGCTGTCGGAGGCGCAGGACGGCAGCGGCGGCGCGCAGGTGGTGGCGGTGGAGCCCGGCAGCCCTGCGGAGCGCGCGGGCCTGGCGCCCGGGATGGTGCTGACGCAGGTGGGGGACCAGAAGGTGTCCGGCGTCGCGGAGGCGGCGCAGGCGCTGACGTCCGCGGAGCCGGGAGCCGCGCTGCTGTTGCGCGCGCGGGTGCTGGGACAGGACGGGTCGCTGCTGCGCGCGCTTGAGGTGCCGCAGCGGTAG
- a CDS encoding glutaminyl-peptide cyclotransferase — MRRLPWSLSLSLLCLACAPTQRQTPDAGTPETKPQRLVANIVRAYPHDPTAFTQGLQFHQGQLYESTGEKGDLRRISLEQAEPLWKQPLPDVFPEGLASDGQRLYQLTWQDETLFVWSGAPPAREKQVEYDGEGWGLCYWHGQLVRSDGTSTLRFHDPKDFHVKSQVQVTLQGTPQELLNELECAEDGVYANVWHSNNILKIDYATGRVLAVIDASALARAVSGRVRSYEAVLNGIALEPGTGRLFLTGKLWPDLFEVTLVGPATTAP, encoded by the coding sequence ATGCGCCGCCTCCCCTGGTCCCTGTCGTTGTCGCTCCTGTGCCTGGCATGCGCGCCCACGCAGCGCCAGACGCCAGACGCGGGCACTCCGGAGACAAAGCCCCAGCGGCTGGTGGCGAACATCGTCCGCGCCTACCCGCACGACCCCACGGCCTTCACGCAGGGGCTCCAGTTCCACCAGGGCCAGCTCTACGAGAGCACCGGGGAGAAGGGCGACCTGCGCCGCATCTCGCTGGAGCAGGCGGAGCCCCTGTGGAAGCAGCCCCTGCCGGACGTGTTCCCGGAGGGGCTCGCGAGCGACGGGCAGCGGCTGTACCAGCTCACCTGGCAGGACGAGACGCTCTTCGTGTGGAGCGGCGCGCCGCCCGCGCGGGAGAAGCAGGTGGAGTACGACGGTGAGGGCTGGGGCCTGTGCTACTGGCATGGCCAGTTGGTGCGCAGCGACGGCACGTCCACGCTGCGCTTCCACGACCCGAAGGACTTCCACGTGAAGTCCCAGGTGCAGGTGACGTTGCAGGGCACGCCGCAGGAGCTGCTCAACGAGCTGGAGTGCGCGGAGGACGGCGTCTACGCCAACGTCTGGCATTCCAACAACATCCTGAAGATTGATTACGCCACGGGCCGCGTGCTGGCGGTCATCGACGCGTCGGCGCTGGCGCGGGCGGTGAGCGGCCGGGTGCGCAGCTACGAAGCGGTGCTCAACGGCATCGCGCTGGAGCCCGGCACCGGCCGCCTGTTCCTCACCGGCAAGCTGTGGCCCGACCTCTTCGAGGTGACGCTGGTGGGGCCCGCCACCACCGCGCCGTAG
- a CDS encoding response regulator — MLLERKVPLQTLQEFTPMVHEQSEGVARGAAWEDPQSETARPPRILVADDQTEMRTLIRKMLVRRGYDVVEASDGPDLVRVLVEGLKEEESRAPDLIITDVRMPGFTGLEVLARLRREQWNTPVILITAFGDVQLHREALRLGAACVLNKPFDMDELRGAVEVALAVTRE, encoded by the coding sequence ATGCTCTTGGAACGGAAGGTCCCCCTTCAAACCCTCCAGGAGTTCACGCCCATGGTGCACGAGCAGTCAGAAGGAGTCGCGCGCGGCGCGGCCTGGGAAGACCCTCAATCGGAGACCGCGAGGCCCCCGCGCATCCTGGTCGCGGATGATCAGACGGAGATGCGCACGCTCATCCGCAAGATGCTGGTGCGGCGCGGTTACGACGTCGTGGAGGCGTCGGACGGGCCGGACCTGGTGCGCGTGCTCGTGGAAGGGCTGAAGGAAGAGGAGTCGCGCGCGCCCGACCTCATCATCACGGACGTGCGCATGCCTGGCTTCACGGGCCTGGAGGTGCTCGCCCGGCTGCGGCGCGAGCAGTGGAACACGCCGGTCATCCTCATCACCGCCTTTGGCGACGTGCAGCTGCACCGCGAGGCCCTGCGCCTGGGGGCCGCCTGTGTGCTCAACAAGCCGTTCGACATGGACGAGCTGCGGGGCGCGGTGGAGGTGGCCCTCGCGGTGACGCGCGAGTGA
- a CDS encoding metal-dependent hydrolase has translation MNPIVHAEVSWLLSQGLRERRDRVLVTCAGLAPDLDGLSLLAGEEFYSRYHHVIFHGYVGALVTMAVCTALARQRAAVALLSVVAFHGHLLCDLAGSGPGWPIHYLWPWSLEPWSWSGQWNLGSWQNTLIGLAATLACLACALPFRRTALELLSPRWDAEVVRTVRRRFSRQGEAPSA, from the coding sequence ATGAATCCCATCGTCCACGCCGAGGTGTCCTGGCTCCTCTCGCAGGGCCTGCGCGAACGGCGTGACCGCGTCCTGGTCACCTGCGCGGGGCTCGCGCCGGACTTGGATGGTTTGTCATTGCTGGCGGGTGAAGAGTTTTATTCGCGTTATCACCACGTGATTTTCCATGGCTACGTGGGAGCGCTCGTCACCATGGCGGTGTGTACGGCGCTGGCGCGCCAGCGGGCAGCCGTGGCCCTGCTGTCGGTGGTTGCCTTTCACGGTCATCTGCTGTGCGACCTCGCCGGCAGCGGGCCAGGCTGGCCCATCCACTACCTGTGGCCGTGGAGCCTGGAGCCGTGGTCATGGTCCGGGCAGTGGAACCTGGGCTCCTGGCAGAACACGCTCATTGGACTGGCCGCGACGCTGGCGTGTCTGGCGTGCGCCCTGCCCTTCCGGCGGACCGCGCTGGAATTGCTGTCACCGCGCTGGGACGCGGAGGTGGTCCGGACCGTACGGCGGCGCTTTTCCAGACAGGGTGAGGCGCCCTCCGCCTGA
- a CDS encoding Tox-REase-5 domain-containing protein, which produces MKGIQSPWREWLCLVLIAGLVGCAGGRAGALPVGLHGYARYHSASPAPLHGDAVSAGAGGTVGDAAPVRVPPGTVLIGSAGERTRQAVELGLLEVDGFEKLLLRAGLEEPPVRRNPFTPEDAAEVLNRLMEQPVTLGTYPPRMVAGFVLREVLEGGAVSREELSRRVERFVREQVAVLRPDGYLAWALDGQTQQKVGTVRWGDGTFRAGNFELGRFYSGRGGVFRHVDAQLRAADWRPLAEVYDDADVLGRSLDGAEDAFVELYHGMGQLLSHPTDSLASLRHLPQGVAALIASSPAYWERFRYMTEGEQIREAARLTTNVVMLWGTVSATTRTLTRAAAGAEATVPVLAVSAEGLLSVERVAVPVGRAAAVLSGGPGAAIVLQKANVAAAPDEPGQWRPAKESMSDRARRYQEQISGHSADEAYWVGDVKFDGFRDGVLREAKGPGYANKFLDDLEPKRWFERTGAEALVNQARRQLKAVQGLGVRIEWHVAEAKVANAIEMLFKNKRVEGIRIVHTQAR; this is translated from the coding sequence ATGAAAGGGATTCAGTCGCCCTGGCGTGAGTGGCTGTGCCTGGTGCTCATCGCGGGGCTGGTGGGCTGCGCGGGAGGACGCGCCGGTGCGTTGCCGGTGGGGCTGCACGGCTACGCGCGCTATCACAGCGCCTCGCCGGCACCGTTGCATGGGGACGCGGTATCCGCGGGAGCGGGCGGCACGGTGGGGGATGCGGCTCCGGTGCGTGTGCCTCCGGGGACGGTGCTCATCGGGAGCGCGGGGGAGCGGACACGGCAGGCGGTGGAGCTGGGCCTGCTGGAGGTGGACGGGTTCGAGAAGCTCCTGCTGCGCGCCGGGCTGGAGGAGCCGCCGGTCCGCCGCAATCCCTTCACGCCCGAGGACGCGGCGGAGGTGCTGAACCGGCTGATGGAGCAGCCGGTGACGTTGGGCACGTATCCGCCCCGGATGGTGGCGGGCTTCGTGCTGCGCGAGGTGCTGGAAGGCGGCGCGGTGTCGCGCGAGGAGTTGTCGCGCCGGGTGGAGCGGTTCGTCAGGGAGCAGGTGGCGGTGCTGCGGCCGGACGGGTACCTGGCGTGGGCGCTGGATGGGCAGACGCAGCAGAAGGTGGGGACCGTGCGGTGGGGGGACGGGACCTTCCGCGCGGGCAACTTCGAGCTGGGGCGCTTCTACAGTGGCAGGGGCGGCGTCTTCCGCCACGTCGATGCTCAGCTGCGTGCGGCGGATTGGCGTCCGCTCGCGGAGGTGTACGACGACGCGGATGTCCTCGGCCGCTCCCTGGATGGCGCGGAGGACGCGTTCGTGGAGCTGTACCACGGCATGGGGCAGCTCTTGTCCCATCCCACGGACAGCCTCGCGAGCCTGCGCCATCTGCCGCAAGGCGTGGCGGCGCTCATCGCGTCCTCGCCCGCGTACTGGGAGCGCTTCCGGTACATGACGGAGGGCGAGCAGATCCGCGAAGCAGCGAGGCTGACCACGAACGTCGTCATGCTGTGGGGCACGGTCTCGGCGACGACGCGCACGTTGACGCGCGCGGCGGCGGGAGCAGAGGCCACGGTGCCCGTGCTCGCGGTGTCCGCGGAGGGACTGCTCAGCGTCGAGCGCGTCGCGGTGCCCGTGGGCCGCGCGGCGGCGGTGTTGAGCGGAGGGCCCGGGGCGGCCATTGTCCTCCAGAAAGCGAACGTGGCGGCGGCTCCCGATGAGCCAGGGCAGTGGAGACCCGCGAAGGAGTCGATGTCCGATCGGGCCCGGCGCTACCAGGAGCAGATCTCCGGGCACTCGGCGGACGAGGCCTACTGGGTCGGAGACGTGAAGTTCGATGGCTTCCGGGACGGAGTGCTACGGGAGGCCAAGGGCCCCGGCTATGCGAACAAGTTCCTCGACGACTTGGAGCCGAAGCGGTGGTTTGAACGCACGGGAGCAGAAGCACTCGTCAATCAGGCGAGACGGCAACTCAAAGCCGTTCAAGGACTGGGGGTTCGCATCGAGTGGCATGTCGCTGAGGCCAAGGTCGCGAACGCAATCGAGATGCTCTTCAAGAACAAACGCGTTGAAGGGATCCGGATCGTGCACACTCAAGCACGTTAA
- a CDS encoding immunity 52 family protein, which yields MTATDRPWTRLETYYAGAYWGTRREAPEDCGRRTARLLELLAPCDPFLAQWYKPTRSLKDERKFPLLPPDMPTLTEMFRRGVNREKGKPVIEELGFSVTFGNGGGDYDRSALGILCGCYSEVVPNCCTLSLPTLGRSPNAERVISAPVLTHAVRSMALAMDPDWAVAMSHAYRDMDDDNRAGPWVGWVTYFSKQQGTVPPLPAPVRIEPVEDKGTLIVLTPERFTVANPEHVALANRVRELLTRAGLIKPR from the coding sequence GTGACCGCCACGGACAGGCCCTGGACTCGTCTTGAGACGTACTACGCAGGGGCTTATTGGGGGACGCGTAGGGAAGCGCCTGAAGACTGCGGGCGGCGAACCGCGAGGCTCCTGGAGTTGTTGGCTCCGTGCGATCCGTTCCTTGCTCAGTGGTACAAGCCCACGCGGTCGCTCAAGGACGAGCGCAAGTTCCCGCTGTTGCCGCCGGACATGCCGACGCTCACCGAGATGTTTCGGCGAGGCGTCAACCGCGAGAAGGGGAAGCCGGTCATCGAGGAGCTGGGCTTCAGTGTCACCTTTGGTAACGGCGGAGGGGATTACGATAGATCGGCCCTTGGCATCCTTTGTGGGTGCTACTCCGAAGTCGTCCCCAATTGCTGCACGCTGAGCCTGCCCACGCTCGGGCGCAGTCCGAACGCGGAGCGCGTGATCTCCGCTCCCGTGCTCACGCATGCGGTGCGCAGCATGGCACTGGCCATGGACCCTGACTGGGCCGTTGCCATGTCTCACGCCTACAGGGACATGGACGACGACAACCGGGCAGGCCCCTGGGTCGGCTGGGTGACCTACTTCTCCAAGCAGCAAGGCACCGTGCCCCCACTGCCCGCGCCCGTGCGCATCGAACCCGTGGAGGACAAGGGCACGCTCATCGTCCTGACCCCTGAGCGCTTCACCGTGGCGAACCCGGAACACGTGGCGCTGGCAAATCGCGTGCGAGAGCTGCTCACCCGCGCCGGGCTCATCAAGCCCCGCTGA
- a CDS encoding serine/threonine-protein kinase, producing MPDVPGYRCEKVIARGGFGVLLAAHPRSADGTEGERIALKLARPGIALAEAQLAREAEALRVIGPPTVPALHAVGTLPGGQRFVAMEFVPLPTLADLLAQVSGPMSPQEFGPRANALLEAVAVVHAHGLVHCDLKPEHVFLDDAHQRARVFDFGLVQRPAPGAPADDGTPGDTSSFAGTAEYMAPEQCSGHAVLDARTDVYALGVILYELIAGRPPFFGPLTEVLQAHLSLRPPPPSEYAPVAPPVEEVVLRCLAKEPARRPRDAAAVAQALRAALDHAGQSAVQPAPRLTLLPEVRPAQTRRSVAVLFTSSRANPVAMQKALAAYGGHMAFADGEHFAGVFDPDVGENPVRRALRAAEGLAERGLAPVSLVDVANVTVQRRRDGAPRYLGAIFAREDRYPHLAELRGPLLSPAAAEAVPEVPCLPVSGRSGLMRPAPSGAAPRPDVTVLQLGSAMLVGRDVELEQLLESARSAVSEAAPTIVTVRGDRGHGKSHLSSTLGLRLRAALPHARVYAMRSREPVQGDPEGTLRTLLRVALHGFDRDDTDTQEDGRTAIIDRLGSRLGMELWPGVAATLGWHAPGGPELHSWAAAPGALRSLAMRATGELLAATARERPLCLIVDDAHFAEETALDALEYAALAETRVPLWVCVLVRPGFEQSRPAWGTRAARQQDLPLSGLSPGDAQALCRALLKPVENVPAQAVERIVERAQRVPLFLVELVRGLKRQGLVRQRSPGGNWYLVTDELDRVPELRLVEWLADRELGALPPALAAHARLCALLGATFTATAADGVVRELERDGAAAQFTLDVGHATRRLLDSGLLVEHRLEGLSFRNELVREAVVAGLPAEEKVRIHRAAYRHYLSPAGTQERQRLARLALHAAAAGLRDEAAALTIDLAESARGRHAFLDAEAMYTRALELIEPEDELRGLTALRGRGLMRYRIGRYEDSLTDFAIARERARGLGDSRAEVELLLDEAMALDWVNDYARSEARAQEAQQLAETVSSPYVQARLLLALGRAQFRKGEWLDALMPLEAAAERARGLGDAGYETLVVALLLMAVILPNLGDIDGAERVMEEVISACTERGDRFHLGSAINNRRNLWVARRDLTHALKDQERFMQLGRELGVVGWEYFAEHNMGELYYQAGDVEAAAPHIARAIVLERRHPEVAHRPWALLLQARAMAWTGRPDRARDLLEQVRQTMANNRHGVTLSPSEEVLFSMVELSARDATAEEWHALRERSAQASVEQEPLEVLEMMGLAAWRRGDFAEAMLALGEALARAAHVPNLMEDRIRRSLERVRDLTPAA from the coding sequence GTGCCCGACGTCCCGGGCTATCGCTGCGAGAAGGTCATCGCGCGCGGTGGCTTCGGCGTGCTGCTGGCCGCGCACCCGCGCTCCGCCGACGGCACCGAGGGTGAACGCATCGCGCTGAAGCTGGCGCGCCCCGGCATCGCGCTCGCGGAGGCGCAGCTGGCCCGCGAGGCGGAGGCCCTGCGTGTCATCGGGCCGCCCACCGTGCCCGCGCTCCACGCCGTGGGCACGCTGCCCGGCGGACAGCGCTTCGTGGCCATGGAGTTCGTGCCGCTGCCCACGCTGGCGGATTTGCTGGCCCAGGTTTCCGGGCCCATGTCGCCGCAGGAGTTCGGGCCCCGCGCCAACGCGCTCCTGGAGGCGGTGGCCGTCGTGCACGCGCACGGCCTGGTGCACTGCGACCTCAAGCCCGAGCACGTCTTCCTGGACGACGCCCACCAGCGCGCCCGCGTCTTCGACTTCGGCCTGGTGCAGCGTCCGGCCCCCGGCGCGCCCGCGGACGACGGCACTCCCGGCGACACGTCCTCCTTCGCCGGCACCGCCGAGTACATGGCGCCCGAGCAGTGCTCCGGCCACGCGGTCCTGGACGCGCGCACGGACGTGTACGCGCTGGGCGTCATCCTCTACGAGCTCATCGCCGGCCGGCCGCCCTTCTTCGGCCCGCTCACGGAGGTGCTCCAGGCGCACCTGTCGCTGCGGCCGCCGCCTCCGTCGGAGTACGCCCCGGTGGCGCCGCCCGTGGAGGAGGTCGTGCTGCGCTGCCTGGCCAAGGAGCCCGCGCGCCGTCCCCGCGACGCCGCCGCCGTGGCCCAGGCCCTGCGCGCGGCGCTGGACCACGCGGGCCAGTCCGCCGTGCAGCCCGCGCCCCGGCTCACCCTGCTGCCCGAGGTCCGCCCCGCCCAGACGCGCCGCTCGGTGGCGGTGCTGTTCACCTCCTCGCGCGCCAACCCCGTGGCGATGCAGAAGGCCCTGGCCGCGTACGGAGGCCACATGGCCTTCGCGGACGGCGAGCACTTCGCGGGCGTCTTCGACCCGGACGTGGGAGAGAACCCCGTGCGCCGCGCGCTGCGGGCCGCCGAAGGACTGGCCGAGCGCGGGCTCGCCCCGGTGTCGCTCGTGGACGTGGCCAACGTCACCGTGCAGCGCCGCCGCGACGGCGCCCCCCGCTACCTGGGCGCCATCTTCGCGCGCGAGGACCGCTACCCCCACCTCGCGGAGCTGCGCGGCCCCCTGCTCTCCCCCGCCGCCGCGGAGGCCGTGCCGGAGGTGCCGTGCCTGCCGGTGTCGGGACGCTCCGGGCTGATGCGCCCCGCGCCCTCGGGCGCCGCGCCCCGGCCGGACGTCACCGTGCTGCAATTGGGCAGCGCGATGCTGGTGGGCCGCGACGTGGAGCTGGAGCAGTTGTTGGAGAGCGCCCGGTCCGCGGTGTCCGAGGCGGCGCCCACCATCGTCACCGTGCGCGGCGACCGGGGTCACGGCAAGAGCCACCTGTCCTCCACGCTGGGCCTGCGCCTGCGGGCCGCGCTGCCGCACGCGCGCGTCTACGCCATGCGCTCGCGCGAGCCCGTGCAGGGCGACCCGGAAGGAACGCTGCGCACGCTGTTGCGCGTGGCGCTGCACGGCTTCGACCGCGACGACACCGACACGCAGGAGGACGGCCGCACCGCCATCATCGACCGGCTGGGCTCCCGGCTGGGCATGGAGCTGTGGCCGGGCGTGGCCGCGACGCTCGGGTGGCACGCGCCGGGCGGGCCGGAGCTGCACAGCTGGGCCGCGGCCCCGGGCGCCCTGCGCTCGCTGGCCATGCGCGCCACGGGCGAGCTTCTGGCGGCCACCGCCCGCGAACGGCCCCTGTGCCTCATCGTGGACGACGCGCACTTCGCGGAGGAGACCGCGCTGGACGCGCTGGAGTACGCGGCGCTCGCGGAGACGCGCGTGCCCCTGTGGGTCTGCGTGCTGGTGCGCCCGGGCTTCGAGCAGAGCCGCCCGGCGTGGGGAACCCGCGCCGCGCGCCAGCAGGACCTGCCCCTGTCCGGCCTGTCCCCGGGCGACGCGCAGGCCCTGTGCCGCGCGCTGCTCAAGCCGGTGGAGAACGTGCCCGCGCAGGCGGTGGAGCGCATCGTCGAGCGCGCGCAGCGCGTGCCCCTGTTCCTGGTGGAGCTGGTGCGCGGCCTCAAGCGCCAGGGCCTGGTGCGGCAGCGCTCGCCGGGCGGCAACTGGTACCTCGTCACGGACGAGCTGGACCGCGTGCCGGAGCTGCGGCTGGTGGAGTGGCTGGCGGACCGCGAGCTGGGCGCGCTGCCTCCGGCGCTCGCCGCGCATGCCCGGCTGTGCGCGCTGCTGGGCGCGACCTTCACCGCCACGGCGGCGGACGGCGTGGTGCGCGAGCTGGAGCGCGACGGGGCCGCGGCGCAGTTCACGCTGGACGTGGGACACGCGACGCGGCGGCTCCTGGATTCAGGGCTCCTGGTGGAGCACCGGCTGGAGGGGCTGAGCTTCCGCAACGAACTGGTGCGAGAGGCCGTGGTCGCGGGCCTGCCCGCGGAGGAGAAGGTGCGCATCCACCGCGCCGCGTACCGCCACTACCTGAGCCCGGCGGGCACGCAGGAGCGTCAGCGGCTGGCCCGGCTGGCGCTGCACGCGGCGGCGGCGGGCCTGCGCGACGAGGCGGCGGCGCTCACCATCGACCTGGCGGAGTCCGCGCGCGGCCGTCACGCGTTCCTCGACGCGGAGGCCATGTACACGCGCGCCCTGGAATTGATTGAGCCCGAGGACGAGCTGCGCGGCCTCACGGCGCTGCGGGGCCGGGGCCTGATGCGCTACCGCATCGGCCGCTACGAGGACTCGCTCACGGACTTCGCCATCGCGCGCGAGCGGGCGCGGGGCCTGGGGGATTCGCGCGCGGAGGTGGAGCTGCTGCTCGACGAGGCGATGGCGCTCGACTGGGTGAACGACTACGCGCGCAGCGAGGCGCGGGCCCAGGAGGCACAGCAGCTGGCGGAGACGGTGTCGTCGCCCTACGTGCAGGCGCGGCTGCTCCTGGCGCTGGGCCGCGCGCAGTTCCGCAAGGGCGAGTGGCTGGACGCGCTGATGCCGCTGGAGGCCGCCGCGGAGCGGGCGCGGGGCCTGGGTGACGCGGGCTACGAGACGCTGGTGGTGGCGCTGCTCCTGATGGCGGTCATCCTCCCCAACCTGGGCGACATCGACGGCGCGGAGCGCGTGATGGAGGAGGTCATCAGCGCGTGCACGGAGCGCGGCGATCGCTTCCACCTGGGCTCGGCCATCAACAACCGCCGCAACCTGTGGGTGGCCCGGCGCGACCTGACGCACGCCTTGAAGGACCAGGAGCGCTTCATGCAACTGGGGCGCGAGTTGGGCGTGGTGGGCTGGGAGTACTTCGCCGAGCACAACATGGGCGAGCTGTACTACCAGGCGGGCGACGTGGAGGCGGCGGCGCCGCACATCGCCCGGGCCATCGTGCTGGAGCGCCGGCACCCGGAGGTGGCGCACCGGCCGTGGGCGCTGCTGCTCCAGGCGCGGGCCATGGCGTGGACGGGCCGGCCCGACCGGGCGCGCGACCTGCTGGAGCAGGTGCGCCAGACGATGGCGAACAACCGGCACGGCGTGACGCTGAGCCCCTCGGAGGAGGTGCTCTTCTCCATGGTGGAGCTGTCCGCCCGGGACGCGACGGCGGAGGAGTGGCACGCGCTGCGCGAGCGCTCCGCCCAGGCGTCCGTGGAGCAGGAGCCGCTGGAGGTGCTGGAGATGATGGGCCTGGCCGCGTGGCGCCGGGGCGACTTCGCGGAGGCGATGCTCGCGCTCGGTGAAGCGCTGGCCCGCGCGGCGCACGTGCCCAACCTGATGGAGGACCGCATCCGCCGCTCGCTGGAGCGCGTGCGGGACCTCACGCCCGCGGCGTAG